The following proteins are encoded in a genomic region of Desulfovibrio legallii:
- a CDS encoding TrbI/VirB10 family protein: MRDESPNALVMSPKPLVAKMGRWPLYILLVVLVLMLVALIYSVNFAHNSKEEEKAKAAVVTEEEKPVWLVEGSGLALDPKKDRTSGVLVPPAPQKPEPLVVVQREEKPDQQAENVRRVKTQAYLSALSAPLVAKRVSSAVPVSHTVATGEGATLPSGRDSAAASAGRETSYDPAADRDKEAFFDRARKDSSWRLQEQRTAGMPLELKTGAVIPGVLLTGINSDLPGNMIAQVSQHVFDSATGRNLLIPQGTKIYGVYDSRIVYGQERVLIAWNRLIFPDGSSISLGAMPGADMAGMAGFNDDVNNHYLRIFGSAIMMSLVSGGMAYAMDGMNDSTETNNGTRMTDEMTAALAQQLGQTTTTLLQRNLSIKPTLEIRPGYQFNIVVTKDVIFKEPYARWRR, from the coding sequence ATGCGTGACGAATCCCCTAACGCTCTGGTCATGAGCCCGAAGCCGCTGGTGGCAAAAATGGGGCGCTGGCCGCTGTATATCCTGCTTGTCGTGCTTGTTCTTATGCTGGTTGCGTTGATCTACAGTGTAAATTTTGCTCATAACTCCAAAGAAGAAGAAAAAGCCAAGGCGGCCGTGGTGACTGAAGAGGAAAAGCCGGTCTGGCTTGTGGAGGGCAGCGGCCTGGCGCTTGATCCCAAAAAGGACAGAACGAGCGGCGTGCTGGTTCCGCCGGCCCCTCAGAAGCCGGAGCCGCTCGTAGTCGTGCAACGTGAGGAGAAACCGGACCAGCAGGCGGAGAATGTCCGCCGCGTCAAAACGCAGGCCTATCTGAGCGCACTGTCTGCGCCCCTGGTTGCCAAAAGAGTTTCCAGCGCCGTGCCCGTGTCCCACACCGTTGCAACCGGCGAGGGAGCAACGCTGCCGTCCGGCCGGGACTCCGCTGCGGCTTCGGCGGGAAGAGAAACATCTTATGACCCAGCTGCAGATCGGGACAAGGAGGCCTTTTTCGACCGTGCCCGCAAGGATTCCTCCTGGCGGCTTCAGGAGCAGCGCACGGCGGGCATGCCGCTGGAGCTGAAGACCGGCGCGGTCATTCCCGGCGTTCTGCTGACGGGCATCAATTCCGATCTGCCGGGCAACATGATCGCCCAGGTTTCGCAGCACGTTTTTGATTCTGCCACCGGGCGGAACCTCCTCATACCGCAGGGGACCAAGATTTACGGAGTCTACGACTCGCGCATCGTTTACGGCCAGGAGCGTGTTCTGATTGCCTGGAATCGCCTGATTTTCCCAGACGGATCTTCAATTTCTCTCGGTGCCATGCCTGGTGCGGACATGGCCGGCATGGCCGGCTTCAACGACGACGTGAACAATCACTATCTGCGCATTTTTGGTTCGGCGATCATGATGTCCCTTGTTTCCGGCGGCATGGCCTATGCCATGGACGGCATGAACGACAGTACGGAAACGAACAACGGGACACGCATGACCGATGAAATGACCGCAGCGCTGGCCCAGCAGCTTGGCCAGACCACCACGACTTTGCTGCAGCGCAATCTGAGCATCAAACCCACGCTGGAGATCCGCCCTGGCTATCAGTTCAACATTGTGGTCACCAAGGATGTGATTTTCAAGGAACCGTATGCCCGCTGGCGGCGTTAA
- the trbG gene encoding P-type conjugative transfer protein TrbG codes for MKRCVIFILLLCFCCLSSFDAVAASSPTAPPLPDDFMNMPDFLSNDVVPLSQKERKALNLTRDWAGRGPAPVLSQSGKLVYVHGASLPTILASPMQVCDVELQPGEKVNEVIVGDSARWMVETGTAGDTTHLFVKPVDAGLETTAVVTTDRRVYHLRLVSQRTGHTPYVGFVYADAMKVRLADQRAAREEEKRRNTAVIDGKSIDISSLNFNFQVKGKASWKPERVFDDGQKTYIHLPKKSTEMPILLARKAGENVMVNYRVDGKKFVVDGIFDEISLLLGVGSRREEVRIIRK; via the coding sequence ATGAAAAGGTGCGTCATCTTCATCTTGCTGCTGTGTTTTTGCTGCCTTTCCTCGTTTGATGCCGTTGCGGCCTCCAGTCCGACAGCGCCGCCCTTGCCAGACGACTTTATGAATATGCCGGATTTTCTCAGCAACGACGTCGTGCCGTTGAGTCAGAAGGAGCGTAAGGCGCTCAACCTGACACGTGACTGGGCTGGCCGCGGCCCCGCTCCGGTACTCTCGCAATCCGGCAAGCTGGTCTATGTGCATGGCGCGTCACTGCCCACTATCCTGGCCAGTCCCATGCAGGTCTGCGACGTGGAACTTCAGCCCGGGGAAAAGGTTAATGAGGTAATCGTGGGCGACTCTGCCCGCTGGATGGTGGAAACGGGAACCGCCGGCGACACCACCCATCTGTTCGTGAAGCCGGTGGACGCCGGACTGGAAACCACGGCCGTCGTGACAACGGATCGCCGCGTGTATCACCTGCGGCTTGTTTCACAGCGCACTGGCCACACTCCGTATGTGGGCTTTGTCTACGCCGATGCCATGAAGGTCCGCCTTGCCGACCAGCGGGCCGCCAGAGAAGAGGAAAAACGCCGCAATACCGCCGTCATCGACGGAAAAAGCATCGACATCTCCAGCCTGAACTTCAACTTCCAGGTGAAGGGCAAGGCATCCTGGAAGCCTGAGCGCGTTTTCGATGACGGACAGAAAACATATATTCATCTGCCGAAGAAAAGTACGGAAATGCCCATTCTGTTGGCCAGAAAGGCCGGAGAGAACGTGATGGTCAATTACCGCGTAGACGGCAAAAAATTTGTGGTTGACGGCATTTTTGACGAGATTTCTTTGCTGCTCGGTGTGGGTTCCAGACGTGAAGAAGTACGGATTATCAGGAAGTAG
- a CDS encoding transposase family protein: MKDTDLYFRILGLTEPWFVEAVELDTAEGRVDIRVEHGPGVRWFCPTCGRELACRDHAEPRVWRHLDTCQFKTFLHARIPRVDCPEHGV; encoded by the coding sequence ATGAAGGATACGGACCTATATTTTCGGATTCTCGGGCTGACCGAGCCCTGGTTTGTTGAGGCTGTTGAACTGGACACGGCGGAAGGTCGGGTAGACATCCGCGTGGAGCATGGTCCTGGTGTTCGCTGGTTTTGCCCTACTTGTGGTCGAGAGCTGGCTTGCCGCGACCATGCCGAGCCTCGTGTCTGGCGCCATCTGGACACGTGCCAGTTCAAGACGTTCCTGCATGCTCGGATTCCCCGAGTGGACTGCCCCGAGCATGGCGTC
- the traF gene encoding conjugative transfer signal peptidase TraF has protein sequence MKAALSTAMLLFLLLPVLYCAGLRWNPTPSVPKGIYRIAAGVPTRGDLVAFCLEGEWVVLARERGYLGPGNCSSGLRPLLKRLAGLPGDALTVTAEEISIVPPAGQVHRWQAPVRRSDAQGRPLPESALRSGVIPAGMGMALAGHAGSFDSRFFGLIPLASMVRVEPVFTFKIRRTS, from the coding sequence ATGAAAGCCGCGCTGTCCACCGCCATGTTGCTGTTTTTGCTGTTGCCGGTTCTGTATTGCGCAGGTCTGCGTTGGAATCCGACTCCATCAGTGCCCAAAGGGATTTATCGCATTGCCGCAGGAGTGCCGACGCGCGGCGACTTGGTTGCATTTTGTCTGGAAGGGGAGTGGGTGGTTCTGGCACGCGAACGGGGCTATCTGGGGCCCGGTAACTGTTCTTCAGGCCTGCGGCCGCTTCTGAAGCGCCTGGCCGGCCTGCCCGGCGATGCCCTCACTGTGACTGCGGAAGAGATCTCCATAGTGCCGCCTGCCGGCCAGGTCCACCGCTGGCAAGCGCCGGTCAGGCGCAGTGACGCACAGGGGCGGCCTCTGCCGGAAAGCGCATTGCGCTCTGGCGTAATCCCTGCCGGCATGGGCATGGCGCTGGCTGGCCACGCCGGCAGTTTCGACAGCCGTTTTTTCGGACTCATTCCGCTGGCCAGTATGGTCAGGGTAGAGCCCGTTTTTACCTTTAAAATAAGGAGAACGTCATGA
- a CDS encoding type IV secretion system protein, whose translation MSLFRKKEKIDASAPATKASGDHNPYLNGRQEWLERYGSYISRAAQWRMTAFIALLLLGGSISGNVIQASQAKVIPYIIEVDQLGKAAVVARADRAAAPPARLIQAEIAACISDWRTVTADVELQKQMIQRLSFFVAGSAKGVLKEWFSLNNPYEIAKSGKLVHVEVKSLPLPVSSGSYRVEWTETVRSHAGVILDVHSYEATVGVQINPPASEAVLLHNPGGVYITSLSASRVFRSSGITPSAKQ comes from the coding sequence ATGAGCCTGTTCAGAAAAAAAGAAAAAATCGACGCTTCAGCGCCTGCCACAAAGGCTTCCGGCGACCATAACCCGTATCTCAATGGCCGCCAAGAGTGGCTTGAACGCTACGGATCGTATATCAGCCGCGCAGCTCAGTGGCGGATGACGGCTTTCATCGCTCTGCTGCTTCTGGGCGGCTCCATCAGCGGCAATGTGATCCAGGCAAGCCAGGCTAAGGTCATTCCGTATATCATTGAAGTGGACCAGCTGGGCAAGGCCGCCGTGGTCGCCCGTGCGGATCGGGCCGCCGCGCCTCCTGCGCGCCTAATCCAGGCCGAGATAGCGGCCTGCATCAGTGATTGGCGCACGGTTACGGCGGATGTTGAGCTTCAGAAGCAGATGATCCAGCGCCTCAGTTTCTTTGTTGCAGGCAGCGCTAAGGGCGTGCTGAAAGAGTGGTTCAGTCTCAACAATCCCTACGAAATCGCGAAGTCCGGCAAACTGGTGCATGTGGAGGTCAAGAGCCTTCCTCTGCCGGTCAGCAGCGGATCCTACCGCGTGGAATGGACAGAAACGGTTCGTTCCCACGCCGGCGTGATCCTCGATGTGCACAGTTATGAAGCGACCGTGGGGGTGCAGATCAATCCGCCGGCCTCTGAAGCAGTTCTCCTGCACAACCCAGGCGGGGTTTACATTACTAGTCTTTCGGCCAGCCGGGTGTTCAGAAGCTCCGGAATCACGCCTTCGGCCAAGCAATAG
- a CDS encoding type IV secretory system conjugative DNA transfer family protein, with protein sequence MAQQEYGLQESAPRRKMRGWWFLLLLPVLALLGMSMATLKIASDYGFQPALGKPWFMLFGVPFYAPWSVFSWEGISRQSMDNAMTLGQAFFILPLLFILLCVVAFRRLKGNKSLHGSARWARKEEIARMGYFGGQGVYVGGWFDKNKNVLRYLRHNGPEHILCFAPTRSGKGVGLILPTLLAWEGSSLVLDIKGENWALTSGWRKAQGQSVLRFAPADASGAGCAFNPLDEVRLTSLEAVQDVQNLALMLVDPDGKGMADHWTKAAFAFFSGLILHCCVMVRSREGRMPTLQELTIMMSDPERSSAELLDEMMATDHAALFRGFAPDADERVGEACHIFIASSAREMASKAENEASGVLSSALVNMAIYRDPIININTSRSDFHIHDLMNHENPVNLYLVTPPDGIDRVRPLMRLMLDMIIRRVCAKMEFVDGASKASYLHRLLLMLDELTSLGKLPVLDKAISYIAGYGGKLYIIVQNIKQLNEEYGKENAIMANCHVRIAYAPNETETAELLSKMVGKTTVVEKKTSVSIGGGRGRSRSVNMTETARPLLTPDECMRLPGAEKDADGNITKPGHMLIFTAGQSAIYGMQILYFKDPTFAQRAKIPAPGISEKYPFGITDSLYFPRPAAWFAPETRAKREVAPVQPKSFESFLE encoded by the coding sequence ATGGCGCAACAGGAATATGGTCTGCAGGAATCCGCCCCCAGGCGCAAAATGAGAGGCTGGTGGTTTCTGCTTCTGCTGCCTGTGCTGGCCTTGCTCGGCATGAGCATGGCCACGCTGAAAATTGCTTCGGACTATGGTTTTCAGCCAGCTTTGGGCAAGCCATGGTTCATGCTCTTTGGCGTTCCGTTCTATGCGCCTTGGAGCGTCTTCAGCTGGGAAGGCATTTCCAGACAGAGCATGGATAATGCCATGACCCTGGGCCAGGCGTTTTTCATCCTGCCGCTGCTGTTTATTCTGCTTTGCGTCGTCGCTTTCCGGCGACTCAAAGGCAATAAAAGCCTGCACGGATCCGCGCGCTGGGCGCGGAAGGAAGAGATCGCGCGCATGGGCTACTTCGGCGGGCAGGGCGTCTATGTGGGCGGTTGGTTCGACAAAAATAAAAATGTCCTGCGTTATCTGCGCCATAACGGGCCGGAACATATTCTGTGTTTCGCTCCCACGCGATCGGGCAAGGGGGTCGGCCTGATACTGCCTACGCTGCTTGCCTGGGAGGGCTCCAGCCTCGTCTTGGACATTAAAGGCGAGAACTGGGCTCTCACCTCCGGTTGGCGCAAGGCGCAGGGGCAGAGCGTGCTGCGTTTCGCGCCGGCCGACGCATCTGGTGCCGGCTGCGCTTTTAATCCTCTGGATGAAGTGCGTCTGACCAGCCTTGAGGCCGTGCAGGACGTGCAGAACTTAGCTCTTATGCTGGTGGATCCGGACGGCAAGGGCATGGCGGATCATTGGACCAAGGCGGCCTTTGCCTTTTTTTCCGGCCTGATTTTGCACTGCTGCGTCATGGTCCGTTCGCGAGAGGGCCGCATGCCTACCCTGCAGGAACTGACCATTATGATGTCCGATCCTGAGCGTTCCTCGGCTGAACTGCTGGACGAAATGATGGCTACGGACCATGCGGCCTTGTTTCGTGGATTCGCTCCGGACGCGGATGAACGTGTAGGGGAGGCATGCCACATTTTCATTGCCAGCTCCGCGCGGGAAATGGCCTCCAAGGCCGAAAACGAGGCCTCAGGCGTGCTTTCCTCGGCCTTGGTGAACATGGCCATCTATCGCGACCCCATCATCAACATCAATACGTCTAGGTCAGACTTCCACATCCATGACCTGATGAATCACGAAAACCCGGTGAATCTCTATCTGGTCACGCCGCCAGACGGCATCGACCGAGTGCGCCCACTGATGCGCCTTATGCTGGATATGATCATCCGGCGCGTTTGCGCCAAGATGGAATTTGTCGATGGCGCGAGCAAAGCGAGTTATCTGCATCGTCTGCTCCTGATGCTGGACGAGCTTACCAGCCTGGGCAAACTGCCTGTCCTGGATAAGGCGATTTCCTATATCGCTGGCTATGGCGGCAAGTTGTACATCATTGTTCAGAATATAAAACAGTTGAACGAAGAATACGGCAAAGAAAACGCCATCATGGCCAACTGTCATGTGCGTATTGCCTATGCTCCAAACGAGACCGAAACGGCCGAATTACTTTCTAAGATGGTCGGGAAAACTACGGTGGTGGAAAAGAAGACGTCGGTTTCCATCGGTGGTGGGCGCGGCCGTTCCCGCTCCGTCAACATGACGGAAACAGCCAGGCCTCTGCTTACGCCCGATGAATGCATGCGCCTGCCCGGCGCAGAGAAGGATGCCGACGGCAACATCACCAAGCCAGGCCACATGCTGATTTTTACTGCAGGTCAGTCAGCCATTTACGGGATGCAAATTCTCTACTTCAAGGATCCGACCTTCGCGCAGCGAGCCAAAATACCCGCCCCAGGGATTTCAGAAAAATATCCCTTTGGAATCACGGATTCTCTGTATTTTCCCCGCCCGGCGGCATGGTTTGCTCCAGAAACGCGAGCAAAGCGGGAAGTAGCTCCTGTGCAACCGAAATCTTTCGAGAGTTTTCTGGAGTGA
- a CDS encoding zincin-like metallopeptidase domain-containing protein has product MAGDKKERIPFHEEFAGKVINMLEEGTAPWQKPWTPAQNLAPRNPLSGTVYKGVNRLHLAMAGYEDPRWMTLKQANDAGYRIKTGSRSTPVVYYQFSQERDKLDENKQPVLGEDGKPVRETVSLERPIMRMARVFNAEQVEGFPALEKKNLDFAWDPQGKAERVLAGSGAVIKHDQHDRAFYRPSRDEIHLPPRDSFDAADKYYATALHELGHWTGHPDRMNREFGPFGSGTYAKEELRAEISSWMVGQDIGVGHDPGQHAAYVKSWIKALKEDPLEILRACRDAERIHDYVLGLEMRQEHTLQRTEEHGHASEQEQEKDSGLHAPAAEKTYLYVAYKDKEAAKALGARWDGRQKQWYAPTGTDLVPLRPFMTPPERTAEASRNLSPQEEFARKLAEMGLDLKGQLPELDGKIHRVPLLSKNGRRMDGSYCLYGDGIPAGWAQNHVTGEKVKLVATGVVLSSAERERQQQERNARLQAAEAERAKAHDAAAERCKNKWDGLGPAQVFSSPYLQKKGIEAFGLRQDLEGYIFVPLRNIAGELRGIQTITPQGHKFFDPGIEKKGNFHLIGAEGKDLSQGEIVLCEGYATGASLHMATGKPVAVAFDSGNLLPVAEAIRDKYPNAAITICADNDHSMKKDGKSYNVGVEKAKAAAEKVNGKVKIPIFTAKEKAKGLTDLALPGFPWVADLLMSFPEGTNEGYGPIFSDSRADRALVC; this is encoded by the coding sequence ATGGCCGGGGATAAGAAAGAGCGGATCCCGTTCCATGAAGAGTTCGCCGGCAAGGTCATCAACATGCTGGAGGAAGGCACGGCTCCCTGGCAGAAGCCCTGGACGCCGGCCCAGAACCTTGCACCGCGCAATCCTCTTTCCGGCACGGTCTACAAGGGGGTGAATCGTCTGCATCTGGCGATGGCCGGTTATGAGGATCCGCGCTGGATGACGCTGAAACAGGCTAATGACGCTGGCTACCGTATCAAGACGGGCAGCCGGTCCACGCCCGTGGTCTATTACCAGTTCAGCCAGGAGCGGGACAAGCTGGATGAGAATAAACAGCCGGTCCTGGGTGAAGACGGCAAGCCCGTGCGTGAAACTGTGTCGTTGGAACGGCCTATCATGCGCATGGCGCGCGTTTTCAACGCGGAGCAGGTGGAAGGCTTTCCGGCTTTGGAAAAAAAGAATCTGGATTTCGCCTGGGACCCACAGGGGAAAGCCGAGCGCGTTTTGGCAGGTTCCGGCGCGGTTATCAAGCACGACCAGCACGACCGGGCGTTTTACCGCCCCTCGCGCGATGAAATCCATCTCCCGCCGCGGGACAGCTTCGACGCCGCCGACAAATATTACGCCACGGCCCTGCATGAGCTGGGGCACTGGACCGGGCATCCCGATCGCATGAACCGGGAATTCGGTCCTTTTGGTTCGGGCACTTACGCCAAAGAGGAACTGCGCGCGGAAATATCCTCCTGGATGGTCGGACAGGATATCGGTGTCGGGCATGATCCTGGCCAGCACGCCGCTTATGTGAAGTCCTGGATCAAGGCATTGAAGGAGGATCCGTTGGAAATCTTGCGCGCCTGCCGAGATGCGGAACGCATCCATGATTATGTTTTGGGGTTGGAAATGCGTCAGGAACATACCCTGCAAAGAACTGAAGAACATGGACATGCCAGTGAACAGGAACAGGAGAAGGACTCTGGTTTACACGCCCCTGCGGCAGAAAAAACCTATCTATATGTTGCCTACAAAGACAAAGAGGCCGCCAAAGCACTCGGCGCGCGCTGGGACGGCAGGCAGAAGCAGTGGTACGCACCCACAGGCACGGATCTTGTTCCCTTGCGTCCCTTTATGACGCCACCGGAGCGTACCGCAGAGGCTTCGCGGAATCTTTCTCCGCAGGAGGAATTTGCCCGCAAACTGGCGGAGATGGGCCTGGATCTCAAAGGCCAGCTTCCGGAGCTGGACGGCAAAATTCACCGTGTCCCCTTGCTTTCCAAAAACGGCAGGAGAATGGACGGGAGCTATTGCCTCTACGGCGACGGTATTCCCGCCGGCTGGGCGCAAAACCATGTCACCGGCGAGAAGGTAAAGCTCGTGGCCACCGGCGTTGTGCTCTCGTCGGCGGAACGGGAACGCCAGCAGCAGGAACGAAACGCGCGGCTTCAGGCGGCGGAAGCGGAACGTGCCAAGGCGCACGATGCCGCCGCCGAACGCTGCAAAAACAAGTGGGACGGATTAGGCCCGGCGCAAGTCTTTTCCTCTCCCTATTTGCAAAAAAAAGGAATAGAAGCCTTTGGGTTAAGACAGGATCTGGAAGGGTACATCTTTGTCCCTTTGCGTAATATCGCCGGAGAACTCCGCGGGATTCAGACGATAACGCCGCAGGGGCATAAGTTTTTTGATCCAGGGATTGAAAAAAAAGGTAATTTCCATCTCATCGGCGCTGAAGGCAAGGATCTGTCTCAAGGAGAGATTGTCCTCTGCGAAGGCTACGCCACCGGCGCTTCCCTGCACATGGCCACGGGCAAGCCCGTGGCGGTCGCCTTTGACTCCGGTAACTTGTTGCCTGTGGCGGAAGCCATCCGCGACAAATACCCCAACGCCGCCATTACTATCTGCGCTGATAATGATCACTCCATGAAGAAAGATGGCAAATCTTACAACGTGGGAGTGGAGAAGGCGAAGGCTGCAGCCGAAAAAGTCAACGGGAAAGTGAAAATTCCCATTTTTACGGCCAAAGAAAAGGCCAAAGGGCTTACGGATTTGGCTCTTCCGGGTTTTCCGTGGGTAGCTGATCTGCTAATGTCCTTCCCGGAGGGCACCAATGAAGGATACGGACCTATATTTTCGGATTCTCGGGCTGACCGAGCCCTGGTTTGTTGA